In Rahnella aquatilis CIP 78.65 = ATCC 33071, one DNA window encodes the following:
- the aceK gene encoding bifunctional isocitrate dehydrogenase kinase/phosphatase — translation MRIELLIAQTILQGFDAQYGRFLEVTSGAQQRFENADWPAVQAAMKQRIHLYDHHVGLVVAQLRCITGQHFYDAAFLIRIKECYAGLLPDYPRAEIAESFFNSVYCRIFKHRDLTTDKLFIFSEQSSRREQHCARPLSRLCPVQGKLVATLAKVLEDLPVRLPWENANRDVDYIATALQQRFPAEWLADADIEIATEIFYRNKAAWIIGKIRAGAQVFPLLLPVHLSHQNQLFVDACLTESDDASIVFGFARSYFMVYAPQPGALVEWLREILPAKTTAELYSAIGCQKHAKTECYREHLHFMAQTDESFIIAPGVKGMVMLVFTLPGSDRVFKVIKDNFAPQKEVTEAQVKACYQLVKEHDRVGRMADTQEFEHFVLPKKNISPELMAELQREVPAKIEDLGDSIALRHLYIERRMTPLNIYLEQASDTQLYDVIEEYGNAIKQLAAANIFPGDMLFKNFGVTRHGRVVFYDYDEICYMTEANFRDIPAPRYPEDELASEPWYSIAPGDVFPEEFRHFLCSDKRLGQIFETLHDDLFNAGYWRGLQQRIREGHVEDVFAYRRSRRFSQR, via the coding sequence ATGCGTATAGAGCTGTTGATTGCGCAGACTATTTTACAGGGGTTCGACGCCCAGTACGGCCGCTTTCTCGAAGTGACATCGGGGGCGCAGCAGCGCTTTGAAAATGCCGACTGGCCAGCGGTACAGGCGGCAATGAAGCAACGTATCCATTTGTATGACCATCATGTCGGGCTGGTTGTCGCCCAGCTCAGATGCATTACCGGCCAGCATTTTTATGATGCCGCATTTCTGATCCGCATAAAAGAATGTTACGCCGGATTACTGCCTGATTATCCCCGGGCTGAAATCGCCGAAAGCTTCTTTAATTCAGTTTATTGCCGGATTTTCAAACATCGTGATCTGACAACAGACAAACTTTTTATTTTCAGCGAGCAGTCCTCCCGGCGTGAGCAACATTGTGCCCGTCCTTTGTCACGCCTCTGCCCGGTTCAGGGTAAGCTCGTCGCCACATTGGCAAAAGTTCTTGAGGACCTGCCGGTGCGCTTGCCGTGGGAGAATGCGAACCGTGATGTAGATTATATCGCCACGGCGTTACAGCAACGCTTCCCCGCAGAGTGGCTTGCGGATGCTGATATCGAGATTGCTACCGAAATTTTTTATCGCAATAAAGCTGCGTGGATAATCGGCAAAATCAGGGCAGGAGCGCAGGTTTTCCCTTTGTTATTACCCGTGCATCTCAGTCATCAGAATCAGTTATTCGTTGATGCCTGTCTTACCGAAAGCGACGATGCCAGCATCGTCTTTGGCTTTGCCCGCTCGTATTTTATGGTGTATGCCCCGCAACCCGGCGCGCTGGTTGAATGGTTACGTGAGATATTACCGGCCAAAACCACGGCAGAGCTGTACAGCGCTATCGGTTGTCAGAAGCATGCAAAAACAGAATGTTACCGTGAACATCTGCACTTTATGGCGCAAACCGACGAGTCTTTTATTATTGCGCCAGGCGTCAAAGGTATGGTCATGCTGGTATTTACCCTGCCGGGCAGTGATCGCGTGTTCAAAGTGATAAAAGATAATTTTGCGCCGCAGAAAGAAGTGACCGAAGCCCAGGTCAAAGCCTGCTATCAGTTGGTGAAAGAGCATGACCGTGTCGGGCGGATGGCCGATACCCAGGAATTTGAGCACTTTGTTCTGCCGAAGAAAAACATCAGCCCTGAACTGATGGCTGAACTACAGCGCGAAGTACCTGCCAAAATCGAAGATCTGGGGGACAGCATTGCGCTCCGGCATCTGTACATTGAACGACGCATGACGCCGCTGAATATATATCTGGAACAGGCCAGTGATACGCAGCTTTATGACGTGATTGAAGAATACGGCAATGCAATCAAACAACTGGCCGCGGCGAATATCTTCCCCGGCGACATGTTGTTTAAGAATTTCGGCGTCACCCGCCATGGCCGTGTGGTGTTTTATGACTACGATGAAATCTGCTACATGACTGAAGCTAATTTTCGCGATATTCCTGCCCCACGTTACCCGGAAGATGAACTGGCCAGCGAACCCTGGTACAGCATTGCGCCGGGCGATGTTTTCCCGGAAGAATTCCGGCATTTTCTTTGCAGCGACAAACGCCTCGGTCAGATCTTTGAAACGCTACATGACGACCTGTTTAACGCCGGTTACTGGCGCGGTTTGCAGCAGCGTATCCGTGAAGGGCACGTCGAAGATGTTTTTGCTTATCGCCGTTCCCGGCGTTTTAGCCAGCGTTAA
- the metA gene encoding homoserine O-acetyltransferase MetA, with amino-acid sequence MPIRVPDELPAVNFLRNENVFVMTSSRAKTQEIRPLKVLVLNLMPKKIETENQFLRLLSNSPLQIDVQLLRIDSRESKNTPAEHLNNFYCDFEDIQHDNYDGLIVTGAPLGLVDFCDVAYWPEIERVIHWAKEHVTSTLFVCWAVQAALNVLYGLPKMTREAKLSGVYPHQTLQPLALLTRGFDESFLAPHSRYADFPANVLRQHTDLEIFAESDEAGAYLFATKDKRMAFVTGHPEYDAGTLAGEYLRDVAAGLSPEMPYNYFPQDNAELAPKATWRSHGHLLFTNWLNYYVYQITPFDLRQMNPTLE; translated from the coding sequence ATGCCGATCCGGGTTCCAGATGAATTACCAGCCGTGAATTTCCTGCGCAATGAGAACGTCTTTGTCATGACGTCATCACGTGCGAAAACACAGGAGATCCGTCCTCTTAAGGTGCTGGTTCTCAACCTGATGCCAAAGAAAATTGAGACCGAAAATCAATTTTTGCGGCTGCTTTCTAACTCTCCCCTGCAGATAGATGTCCAACTGCTGCGCATTGACAGTCGTGAATCTAAAAATACCCCCGCAGAGCATCTGAATAATTTCTATTGTGACTTTGAAGACATTCAGCATGACAACTATGACGGCCTGATTGTTACCGGTGCGCCTTTAGGATTGGTAGACTTTTGTGACGTAGCATACTGGCCGGAAATCGAACGTGTTATTCATTGGGCTAAAGAACATGTCACGTCAACATTGTTTGTTTGCTGGGCGGTTCAGGCTGCGCTAAATGTGCTTTATGGACTGCCTAAAATGACCCGCGAAGCGAAGCTTTCGGGCGTGTATCCTCATCAGACGCTGCAACCGCTGGCCCTACTGACACGTGGCTTTGATGAAAGCTTTCTGGCACCTCACTCCCGTTATGCAGATTTTCCGGCGAATGTGCTCCGCCAGCATACGGATCTGGAGATCTTCGCTGAATCTGACGAAGCCGGTGCCTATCTCTTTGCAACAAAAGATAAGCGGATGGCTTTTGTGACCGGACACCCTGAATATGATGCAGGAACGCTGGCCGGAGAGTATCTGCGTGACGTGGCCGCCGGTTTGTCGCCTGAGATGCCTTACAACTATTTCCCGCAGGACAACGCCGAGCTGGCACCAAAGGCAACCTGGCGTAGCCACGGACATCTGTTGTTCACTAACTGGCTGAATTACTATGTTTATCAGATCACGCCGTTTGATCTGCGTCAGATGAATCCGACACTCGAGTAA
- the iclR gene encoding glyoxylate bypass operon transcriptional repressor IclR, producing the protein MATSVSAPAKRAKKTKAAAAASSTATGQVQSLTRGLKLLEYIAEAQGSVALTDLAQQAGLPNSTTHRLLTTMQQQGFVRQVGDLGLWTIGSHAFVVGSSFLQSRNLLAMVHPMLRRLMEESGETVNLAVLDHSDYQAIIIDQVQCNALMRMSAPIGGKLPMHASGAGKAFLSTLPEERLAKLLHKIGLHSYTPLTKTSPTNLKQELADTRKRGYAFDDEEHALGLRCVATCIYDEHNDAYAAISISGPVSRITDDRVTELGALVIHAAKEITQAYGGGKH; encoded by the coding sequence ATGGCAACGTCCGTATCGGCTCCGGCCAAACGTGCTAAGAAAACCAAAGCCGCTGCTGCTGCCAGCAGCACCGCAACCGGGCAGGTTCAGTCCCTGACGCGTGGCCTTAAGTTGCTGGAATATATTGCCGAAGCTCAGGGCAGTGTAGCGCTGACCGATCTCGCCCAGCAGGCAGGTTTACCCAACTCCACCACCCACCGCCTTCTCACCACCATGCAGCAGCAGGGGTTTGTTCGTCAGGTCGGCGATTTGGGCTTGTGGACCATTGGCTCGCATGCGTTTGTTGTCGGCAGCAGCTTCCTGCAGAGCCGCAATTTACTGGCCATGGTGCATCCGATGTTGCGCCGTCTGATGGAAGAATCCGGCGAAACGGTCAATCTGGCTGTGCTGGATCACAGTGATTATCAGGCGATCATCATCGATCAGGTGCAGTGTAATGCTCTGATGAGAATGTCCGCGCCGATTGGCGGAAAATTACCCATGCATGCGTCAGGTGCCGGCAAAGCGTTTCTTTCTACCCTGCCGGAAGAACGCCTGGCAAAACTGCTGCATAAAATTGGCCTGCACAGTTATACGCCGCTGACAAAAACGTCTCCGACAAACCTGAAACAAGAGCTGGCGGATACCCGTAAACGCGGTTATGCCTTTGATGATGAAGAACATGCGCTCGGGCTACGTTGTGTGGCGACCTGCATCTATGACGAGCATAACGACGCGTATGCGGCGATTTCCATTTCGGGCCCGGTTTCGCGTATCACCGATGATCGTGTGACGGAACTGGGTGCGCTGGTGATCCACGCGGCGAAAGAAATCACGCAGGCATACGGTGGCGGCAAACACTGA
- the aceA gene encoding isocitrate lyase, protein MKTTRTQQIQQLEESWSQPRWKNITRPYTAAEVISLRGSVNPECTLAQHGASRLWNLLHGASRKGYVNCLGALTGGQALQQAKAGIEAIYLSGWQVAADANTASSMYPDQSLYPVNSVPEVVARINNTFRRADQIQWANNIEPGQPGYTDYFLPIVADAEAGFGGVLNAFELMKSMIEAGAAAVHFEDQLAAVKKCGHMGGKVLVPTQEAVQKLVSARLAADVLGVPTLLVARTDADAADLLTSDCDPYDSQFITGERTHEGFYRTHAGIEQAISRGLAYAPYADVVWCETSTPDLKLAQRFAEAIHAEFPGKLLAYNCSPSFNWKKNLDDKTIASFQDQLAAMGYQYQFITLAGIHSMWFNMFDLAHAYAQGEGMKHYVDKVQEPEFAAIGRGYTFASHQQEVGTGYFDKVTTIIQGGRSSVTALTGSTEEQQFSPTSH, encoded by the coding sequence ATGAAAACAACCCGTACTCAGCAAATTCAGCAGCTTGAAGAATCCTGGAGCCAGCCACGCTGGAAAAATATCACCCGGCCTTACACGGCGGCAGAAGTGATTAGCCTGAGGGGGTCAGTAAACCCCGAATGTACGCTGGCTCAGCACGGAGCCAGCCGCCTGTGGAACTTACTCCACGGTGCATCGCGTAAAGGGTATGTGAATTGTCTCGGCGCACTGACCGGCGGACAGGCCCTGCAACAGGCTAAAGCCGGTATTGAAGCCATTTATCTTTCCGGCTGGCAGGTTGCCGCAGATGCCAATACGGCTTCCAGTATGTACCCCGATCAGTCTTTGTATCCGGTGAATTCGGTACCTGAAGTGGTGGCGAGGATTAACAACACTTTCCGCCGCGCGGATCAGATCCAGTGGGCCAATAACATTGAGCCGGGGCAGCCGGGCTACACCGACTATTTCCTGCCGATTGTGGCCGACGCTGAAGCCGGTTTTGGTGGTGTACTCAATGCCTTTGAGCTGATGAAATCCATGATTGAGGCCGGTGCTGCGGCGGTTCACTTTGAAGATCAGCTTGCCGCAGTGAAGAAATGCGGGCATATGGGCGGCAAAGTTCTGGTACCCACCCAGGAAGCGGTGCAGAAACTGGTCTCCGCGCGCCTTGCCGCTGATGTTCTTGGTGTGCCGACGTTACTTGTGGCACGTACCGATGCCGATGCGGCAGATTTACTGACGTCAGACTGCGACCCGTATGACAGCCAGTTTATTACCGGCGAAAGAACACATGAAGGTTTCTACCGGACGCACGCCGGTATTGAGCAGGCCATCAGTCGCGGGCTGGCGTACGCACCTTATGCCGACGTAGTGTGGTGCGAAACATCGACACCTGATCTGAAACTGGCTCAGCGTTTTGCCGAGGCGATTCACGCCGAATTTCCGGGGAAATTGCTGGCCTATAACTGTTCGCCGTCGTTTAACTGGAAGAAGAATCTCGACGATAAAACCATCGCCAGTTTCCAGGACCAGTTGGCCGCGATGGGTTACCAGTATCAGTTCATTACGCTGGCGGGCATTCACAGCATGTGGTTCAACATGTTCGATCTTGCCCATGCTTATGCACAGGGCGAGGGGATGAAGCACTACGTGGATAAAGTGCAGGAGCCGGAATTTGCAGCCATAGGCCGCGGCTACACCTTCGCTTCGCATCAGCAGGAAGTCGGAACCGGCTATTTCGACAAAGTCACCACCATTATTCAGGGCGGTCGCTCCTCGGTCACCGCACTCACCGGCTCTACCGAAGAACAGCAGTTTTCCCCGACGTCACACTGA
- the metH gene encoding methionine synthase — MGDEVKVTNRVEALHKQLAQRILVLDGGMGTMIQSYRLEEEDYRGERFADWESDLKGNNDLLVLSKPEVIVEIHNGYLAAGADILETNTFNSTTIAMADYHMESLSAEINYEAARLARQCADEWTARTPDKPRYVAGVLGPTNRTASISPDVNDPAFRNVSFDQLVEAYRESTRALIEGGADLIMIETVFDTLNAKAATFAVESEFEAMGIVLPVMVSGTITDASGRTLSGQTTEAFYNSLRHVKPLTFGLNCALGPDELRQYVAELSRIAECYVTAHPNAGLPNAFGEYDLEAKEMAEHIAEWARSGFLNIVGGCCGTTPAHIAAMVKAVEGVPPRVLPTIPVACRLAGLEPLTIDPQTLFVNVGERTNVTGSARFKRLIKEEKYSEALAVARQQVESGAQIIDINMDEGMLDAEAAMVRFLSLIAGEPDIARVPIMIDSSKWDVIEKGLKCIQGKGIVNSISMKEGEEAFLHHARMVRRYGAAVVVMAFDETGQADTRARKIEICRRAYKLLTEKVGFPPEDIIFDPNIFAVATGIDEHNNYAVDFIEACADIKAQLPHALISGGVSNVSFSFRGNEPVREAIHAVFLYHAIRNGMDMGIVNAGQLAIYDDLPAELRDAVEDVILNRRPDGTERLLELAEKYRGSKDDGEANKQQAEWRSWEVKKRLEYSLVKGITEFIELDTEECRQLAARPIEVIEGPLMDGMNVVGDLFGAGKMFLPQVVKSARVMKQAVAYLEPYIEASKEKGQTNGKILLATVKGDVHDIGKNIVGVVLQCNNYEIIDLGVMVPTDKILKTAIEENVDIIGLSGLITPSLDEMVNVAKEMERRGFTMPLLIGGATTSKAHTAVKIEQNYSGVTCYVQNASRSVGVVSALLSKDQRDAFIERTRKEYDTVRIQHGRKKPRTPPVSLEVARDNATVIDWENYTPPVAHRPGIQKVEASIETLRNYIDWTPFFMTWSLAGKYPRILEDEVVGEEAKRLFKDANDLLDKLSTEKSLNPRGVVGLFPANSKGDDIEIYSDERRQDVLVVSHHLRQQTEKTDFANYCLADFVAPKSSGKKDYMGAFAVTGGLEEDALAEAYDKQHDDYNKIMIKALADRLAEAFAEYLHEKVRKVYWGFAANENLSNEELIRENYQGIRPAPGYPACPEHTEKGQIWKLLDVEANTGMQLTESFAMWPGAAVSGWYFSHPDSKYFAVAQIQRDQVEDYAARKNMPVAEVERWLAPNLGYDAD; from the coding sequence ATGGGTGATGAGGTGAAAGTGACTAATCGAGTTGAGGCGCTACATAAGCAACTGGCACAGCGCATTTTGGTTCTGGATGGCGGTATGGGCACTATGATCCAAAGCTACCGTCTGGAAGAAGAAGATTACCGTGGTGAGCGTTTTGCCGACTGGGAAAGCGATCTTAAAGGCAATAACGATCTTCTGGTGCTTTCCAAACCCGAAGTGATCGTCGAGATCCATAACGGTTATCTTGCTGCGGGTGCAGATATCCTCGAAACCAACACCTTCAACTCCACCACGATTGCCATGGCTGACTACCATATGGAATCGCTGTCGGCTGAAATTAACTATGAAGCCGCGCGGCTGGCGCGTCAGTGTGCCGATGAGTGGACCGCCCGTACGCCGGATAAACCGCGCTATGTCGCCGGAGTTTTAGGTCCGACCAACCGGACGGCGTCGATTTCACCGGACGTTAACGATCCCGCGTTCCGTAACGTGTCTTTCGATCAACTGGTTGAAGCCTACCGTGAATCGACCCGTGCGCTGATTGAAGGCGGGGCGGATCTGATCATGATCGAAACCGTCTTTGACACACTTAACGCCAAAGCCGCGACATTTGCAGTAGAAAGCGAATTCGAAGCGATGGGCATCGTATTGCCGGTCATGGTATCCGGTACGATTACCGATGCCTCCGGGCGCACCTTGTCCGGCCAGACAACTGAGGCTTTTTATAACTCGCTGCGTCACGTTAAGCCGCTCACTTTTGGCCTTAACTGCGCCCTGGGTCCGGATGAATTACGTCAGTATGTCGCTGAGTTATCTCGTATTGCAGAATGTTATGTCACTGCGCATCCAAATGCCGGTTTACCTAACGCCTTTGGTGAATACGATCTTGAAGCCAAAGAAATGGCTGAGCATATTGCTGAATGGGCGCGCTCAGGCTTTCTGAACATTGTCGGTGGCTGTTGCGGTACCACGCCTGCGCACATCGCGGCGATGGTGAAAGCCGTGGAGGGCGTACCGCCCCGCGTTTTACCGACCATTCCTGTTGCCTGCCGTCTTGCAGGGCTGGAACCGCTGACCATCGATCCACAAACGCTGTTTGTGAACGTCGGTGAACGTACCAATGTGACCGGCTCCGCGCGTTTTAAACGCCTGATTAAAGAAGAGAAGTATTCTGAAGCGCTGGCCGTGGCCCGTCAGCAGGTAGAAAGTGGCGCGCAAATCATCGACATCAACATGGATGAAGGGATGCTTGATGCCGAAGCGGCGATGGTGCGTTTCCTCAGCCTGATTGCCGGTGAACCGGATATCGCCCGCGTGCCGATCATGATCGACTCCTCCAAATGGGATGTTATCGAAAAAGGCCTGAAATGCATTCAGGGCAAAGGAATTGTTAACTCCATTTCCATGAAAGAAGGCGAAGAAGCTTTCCTGCATCACGCCCGCATGGTGCGCCGCTACGGCGCAGCCGTTGTGGTCATGGCATTCGATGAAACCGGCCAAGCGGATACCCGCGCCCGCAAAATTGAAATCTGTCGCCGGGCCTACAAATTACTGACGGAAAAAGTCGGTTTCCCGCCGGAAGACATTATTTTTGACCCGAACATCTTTGCGGTGGCGACCGGCATTGACGAACATAACAACTACGCCGTTGATTTCATCGAAGCCTGTGCCGATATCAAAGCGCAACTGCCGCATGCGCTGATTTCCGGCGGTGTTTCCAATGTTTCCTTCTCGTTCCGCGGTAACGAACCGGTGCGTGAAGCCATTCACGCCGTCTTCCTGTATCACGCCATCCGCAACGGTATGGATATGGGCATCGTCAACGCCGGTCAGTTGGCGATTTATGATGATTTACCGGCTGAACTGCGCGACGCCGTTGAAGATGTCATCCTCAACCGCCGCCCGGATGGCACTGAGCGTTTGCTCGAACTGGCCGAAAAATACCGTGGCAGCAAGGACGATGGCGAAGCGAATAAGCAGCAGGCGGAATGGCGCAGCTGGGAAGTGAAAAAACGCCTCGAATACTCGCTGGTGAAAGGAATTACCGAGTTTATCGAACTGGATACCGAAGAGTGCCGTCAGCTGGCCGCGCGCCCTATCGAAGTGATCGAAGGCCCGCTGATGGACGGCATGAACGTCGTCGGCGACCTGTTTGGTGCTGGCAAAATGTTCCTGCCGCAGGTGGTGAAATCCGCGCGCGTGATGAAACAGGCCGTGGCCTATCTGGAGCCGTACATTGAAGCCAGCAAGGAGAAGGGGCAGACCAACGGCAAAATTCTGCTCGCGACGGTAAAAGGCGACGTGCATGACATTGGCAAAAACATCGTCGGCGTCGTGCTGCAGTGTAATAACTACGAGATTATTGATCTCGGTGTGATGGTGCCGACGGATAAAATTTTGAAAACCGCCATTGAAGAAAACGTCGACATTATCGGGCTTTCCGGGCTTATCACCCCGTCACTGGATGAAATGGTCAATGTGGCGAAAGAAATGGAACGCCGGGGTTTCACCATGCCGCTGCTGATTGGCGGCGCGACCACATCGAAAGCGCACACGGCGGTGAAAATCGAACAGAACTACAGTGGCGTGACCTGCTACGTGCAAAACGCCTCGCGTTCTGTCGGCGTGGTGTCTGCGTTGCTGTCAAAAGATCAGCGTGACGCGTTTATCGAACGGACACGTAAAGAGTACGACACCGTGCGCATCCAGCATGGTCGCAAAAAGCCGCGCACACCGCCGGTAAGTCTCGAAGTGGCCCGTGACAACGCGACTGTTATCGATTGGGAGAATTACACGCCGCCGGTGGCTCATCGTCCGGGTATCCAGAAAGTGGAAGCCAGCATTGAAACGCTACGTAATTACATCGACTGGACACCGTTCTTCATGACCTGGTCGCTGGCAGGTAAATACCCTCGCATTCTCGAAGACGAAGTGGTGGGTGAAGAAGCGAAGCGACTGTTCAAAGATGCCAATGACCTGCTGGATAAGCTTTCCACAGAGAAATCGCTCAATCCGCGTGGTGTCGTCGGCTTGTTCCCGGCAAACAGTAAAGGCGACGATATCGAAATCTACAGCGATGAACGCCGTCAGGACGTGCTGGTCGTCAGCCATCATTTGCGGCAGCAAACCGAAAAAACGGATTTTGCCAACTACTGTCTTGCTGACTTTGTTGCACCAAAATCCAGCGGTAAAAAAGATTACATGGGTGCATTTGCCGTAACCGGCGGGCTTGAGGAAGACGCGCTGGCCGAGGCGTATGACAAGCAGCATGATGATTACAACAAAATCATGATCAAGGCGCTGGCTGACCGTCTGGCAGAAGCGTTTGCGGAATATCTGCATGAAAAAGTGCGTAAAGTGTACTGGGGTTTTGCGGCTAACGAGAACCTGAGTAACGAAGAGCTGATCCGCGAAAATTATCAGGGGATACGTCCGGCTCCGGGCTATCCGGCCTGTCCTGAACATACCGAAAAAGGGCAAATCTGGAAGCTGCTGGATGTGGAAGCCAATACCGGTATGCAACTGACCGAATCATTCGCTATGTGGCCGGGGGCTGCGGTATCAGGCTGGTATTTCAGTCACCCTGACAGCAAATACTTCGCCGTGGCGCAGATTCAGCGTGATCAGGTGGAGGATTACGCGGCACGTAAAAATATGCCGGTCGCTGAAGTCGAGCGCTGGCTGGCGCCAAACTTAGGGTACGACGCCGATTAG
- the aceB gene encoding malate synthase A, with protein sequence MSEQITRSQLGFTRRFGETEAQILTEEAVDFLSELVVRFTPLRNRLLADRIAVQQKIDQGVLPDFISETNSIKNSDWKIRGIPADLLDRRVEITGPVERKMVINALNANVKVFMADFEDSLAPDWQKVIEGQINLRDAVNGTISYTNESGKIYQLKPDPAVLVCRVRGLHLPEKHVIWQGESLPGSLFDFALYFFHNYRPLLAKGSGPYFYLPKMQSYHEADWWSQVFSFAEDYAQLPRGTIKATVLIETLPAVFQMDEILYHLRDHIVGLNCGRWDYIFSYIKTLKSHADRVLPDRQSVTMTQPFLNAYSRLLIKTCHRRGAFAMGGMAAFIPSKNVKRNEWVLNKVRTDKELEANNGHDGTWIAHPGLADTVLEVFDKALGSRSNQLDVLREEDVEITAEQLLEPCSGERTEEGMRANIRVAVQYIEAWISGNGCVPIYGLMEDAATAEISRTSIWQWIHHGKTLNDGQPVTKPLFRRMLNEEMLVIQQELGEQRFSSGRFTQAAALMEKITTQDELIDFLTLPGYQLLA encoded by the coding sequence ATGTCAGAGCAAATTACCCGCAGTCAGCTTGGTTTTACGCGCCGTTTTGGTGAGACCGAAGCGCAAATTCTGACCGAAGAAGCCGTTGATTTTTTATCCGAACTGGTTGTCCGTTTTACCCCACTGCGTAATCGCTTACTGGCCGATCGTATTGCTGTACAGCAGAAGATAGATCAGGGTGTATTGCCTGATTTTATTTCGGAAACGAATTCCATAAAAAATTCAGACTGGAAGATTCGGGGCATTCCGGCCGATTTACTGGATCGTCGGGTAGAAATCACTGGCCCTGTCGAACGCAAAATGGTGATCAATGCGCTTAACGCCAATGTGAAAGTCTTTATGGCGGACTTTGAGGATTCCCTTGCGCCGGACTGGCAGAAAGTTATCGAAGGGCAGATCAACTTACGCGATGCGGTGAACGGGACTATCAGCTACACCAATGAATCCGGAAAGATTTATCAGCTCAAGCCCGATCCTGCAGTTCTGGTTTGTCGTGTCCGTGGTCTGCATTTACCTGAAAAGCATGTGATCTGGCAGGGCGAATCTCTTCCCGGCTCGTTGTTCGATTTTGCTTTGTATTTTTTCCACAATTATCGCCCATTGCTGGCAAAAGGCAGCGGCCCTTATTTCTATCTGCCAAAAATGCAGTCTTATCATGAAGCTGACTGGTGGAGCCAGGTCTTCAGTTTTGCCGAGGATTATGCGCAATTACCACGTGGTACGATTAAAGCCACGGTGCTGATTGAAACGCTGCCCGCGGTTTTCCAGATGGACGAAATCCTTTACCACCTGCGCGATCACATCGTCGGCCTCAATTGTGGCCGCTGGGATTACATCTTCAGCTACATCAAAACATTGAAGAGTCATGCTGACCGTGTATTACCCGACCGTCAGTCCGTCACCATGACTCAGCCTTTTCTGAATGCTTACTCCCGGTTGCTGATTAAAACCTGCCATCGCCGTGGCGCATTTGCGATGGGCGGCATGGCGGCATTTATCCCAAGCAAAAACGTTAAGCGTAACGAATGGGTGCTCAATAAAGTCCGGACAGACAAAGAGCTTGAGGCGAATAACGGACATGATGGTACCTGGATTGCGCATCCGGGGCTGGCAGACACGGTGCTTGAGGTCTTCGATAAAGCACTGGGCAGCCGTTCAAACCAGCTGGATGTCCTGCGCGAAGAAGATGTCGAAATTACTGCAGAGCAGTTGCTCGAACCTTGTTCCGGCGAGCGTACTGAAGAGGGCATGCGCGCCAATATTCGCGTTGCTGTGCAATACATTGAAGCCTGGATTTCTGGCAACGGCTGCGTGCCGATTTACGGGTTAATGGAAGATGCTGCCACGGCTGAAATCTCCCGTACATCGATCTGGCAATGGATCCACCACGGCAAAACGCTTAATGACGGGCAACCCGTCACGAAGCCGTTATTCCGCCGCATGCTGAACGAAGAAATGCTGGTCATTCAGCAGGAATTGGGCGAGCAGCGATTCAGCTCTGGCCGCTTCACGCAGGCCGCGGCGCTGATGGAAAAAATCACAACACAGGATGAATTAATCGATTTCCTGACCCTGCCGGGCTATCAGCTGCTGGCCTGA